The Elaeis guineensis isolate ETL-2024a chromosome 3, EG11, whole genome shotgun sequence region TAATGGAATTTCCTGGAGAACATTACATAGATCATTGCTAGAACATTGCGTAAGTTTTTGATGAACAAACCTTGTCCTGGAAGACTTTTGaaatacttctttttttttctttgctaaaTGTTAAGTAGTTCTTTGTTGTACATATCTATCAAGGGCTGATATTCTGTCAAAGCAGGTCTCATTACTTGTGCACAATTCCTATCCAAGATTTCTTAGGCATCTAACACTATTCAGATATTTTCAAACTACACgtgccttgattttttttttttaatcatcttAATCTCTGCAAAAAAAATTCCTTCTAACAATTATTTATCGATTCTTTGCATTTATTGCACATCCATTCACATGTCTACCAAACTAGTTTTTGCTGCTTCCACATTATTTGCCTCTCAAGATTCAGACCTACACAATGTGGACAGCATTACTTCCATATGAACACTCCCTCATGTGACATAATGCTGTAATTAGATGACATTATCAAAGCATAGCTCCCTTTGTCCTTCCACTCTAATTCTTTTGAAATGCTGTCAACCTAACCGATCTGTTATAAAAGAAATCTCAGAGAGGCAGCTATTGGCCATCAATACTGCAGCCTTCTTCCAATTTTCTCCATATAAActgaaactccatatgagatatttaCAGCAGATTTAAATCCCTTATTCTCCTTGACTTCCCTAAACATTTTTCCAAATAATTTCACCTGTAAATTCAATTCCACAATCAACACTACACTGACAAATAGCATCCACCAAAAAACTACAACAATAGAGCCAACCAAATTGGTGTGTTCCAACACATTTAGAGCCACAAATACTCCTCAAGCTTCTGAATACTGGAATTATCTTCACATTCTCTCTTCTTTTACTGAGAAAGGTATGTTCAAACTGACAATCTCATAATTGCATATATGATTGTCAATCAACTGCGTATTGGTTGGAAGCCATACATATGCCTTAACTATGCTAATATGAAGCTTTAATACACCCTTTTCCGTGCTTCTCTAACCTGAAAAATTAAATGCCTTCAAACTCCATCATATGCTTTCAACACATCAAAAAAGATTTCTGCATTAAGTTATCCTCTTTCTCATATATGTTAAATTTCAGATATTCTTTGTACCTTCTCTCCATCTCAAAATAACACAACATAGAGCAACCACCCCAGACTTGACCATATTAGCACTTACAAATCTTCCTCAGAATTTTCACATCTGTCTGAATTTTCAGTGTTGTTTGTTTCTACTGCCTCTTAAAGTAGGATCATTTTCTAAAGACCACTTGGAAAATCCACATCCTACAATATTGCTGGTCAGAGATGTCACAACTGACATGGACCATCACTTCAACAAAATATATTCAATATGAAGCCAAGATGGTTATCTTATTCCGAGGTCAAAGACAGATTATATGGTTATCTTAGTCCAAAAAGTATGGCTCCAGATCATAAGCAACTAGAACTTGGATTTTGTCTTACTTTTCCAACAAAATAGATGGTTGCTGGCAATAGTAGACATGCTGGCCATTATCCAGCACAAACCAAGCCATACTATGCTGTTCCATGCCAGGCCAAAACAAAGAGAAGGACCTAAAAAGAAAAATGGCCCAATAGCAAGCATATCAATTTCACACAGGCTGAGATGGTTACATATTGTAGCATACATCCACAACAACGTGAACACCTTTTTGGCATGGTACAAGATGGTTGACACTCAAATCCCTTGATCTATAGCCACTTTCTCCTCTTGTCATTCTTTTCATCTACTTAGAATAAGCTACAGAGAAAGACAGCGCAGAGAACAATCTGGTTCAATAATTTTTCCATTACAAACATCAAAACtggccttaaaaaaaaaaaaaaaagaaataaaacaagaaaaaaagaaaaagaaaagcaaagttTATGCAGAAATAGCAAAATTCGTATCCTCTCTTGACAAAGCACTTAAAAACAGTCCAACACTATTCATCATTGCAATCAGAAAGAAATAGACACATTTGATTAATTTGTTAGCTCAGTGAACCGGTGAATAATCAAGAGGTATCTTAATAATAAGCACACTCTACAGGTCAAAATTCAGCTACAACCATGTTTGGCAATTTAGATCTCTGGAAGTTATATTGACAATAACCAAAGTCATCCATCCTAGTCTCAAATATTTGATGCCAGCTTTATGGATCTTTATTCCTCACATATTAGAAAGGAATATAAAATTGAAAATTCAACCGGTCCTCTCCTAGTAACTTGTCTTTCCCAATCCCTGAATTCTATATCTAAGCATTTTTGCCACAAAATTCTCTATATCACTTCTTTTTCCCTAATCCTTAAGCAACCTGCCTCCCAATTTTGTTACTCAAATTTCATTCCAGATGTGCTCCACACAATTCTATTTGATCTGGTGGAGCAGTACACTTTCAAATACAAAGCATCAAGCATGCAAGCATCAAATATCTACTTAAGTTTTCAACAACTTCAAAAGTTTGTCAGAGTTTCTATTAATATTACTTCTCTATAAAGTTCTATACCTCCTCTCTCAAAAGCAGACAGAATATGTAAGAATTACTGAACAAAAGTAGTAGCAGTGTAGTAAATTTACAAGACTTTAATCATTTAAAATTTAGGTGTAGATATAGTGGAAGCACTATTGGGAAACAGAGACCTAAAGGTCACCATATGACATTTCCAGGAAAACAATGAGGTACCTgagaagatcttcaaaaaaatCTGTGCAATTCTGCAGTTCGCCGACAGGCACAGAAGAATACTTGGGACCCAGTTTCTCACAAACAGAATCAGGTTGGACATCTATAAGAAGAAATATATAATTTACAGTAATGTATCCAAAAGAAGGAATATATCACGATATGTTGAGGTTGCAGATTAAATCAGCAGCAAACTTCTGTAAGCTCATATGAGCACGTACTAAGGCATATGAATAGATAACAAGAATTACAGATGTAACATATAGAATCACTCACATAAACCAAATGCATAGATATTCATAGACTTTAGCCTTATTATTCTCATACTTCTGGAGCCAGTCCCTACAAGCACCTGAAACATGTAAGAAGACttactgtattgaaatgaatgtAGAATATAACTCTCCAGGGGCCAACTTTGGTTTATGAATATAAATAAATAGTAAATTTACCAAAACATGCAAGAGCCCTACAAAATGCAAATGAAGAAAGATAAAACATAAATAATCTTTTAAAGAAAATTGAAATCGAAGGTCATGCTGACTCTCAGAAAAAGCTGTCATGCATTCCTGCAAGTCATCCTATCTGCATCTATATGGGAACAAAACAGAGGAAAAGAGAATCACTACATAAATTTTAAGAACAAATTTATACAGCTATAATCGAAATACCAGATTGTACAGTTTATTCTATTGAGTGTTTATAGCTAGCAACAAAATGACCAATGGACCTTCTGGCTTTACTCTCATTCAATTAAAAGACCATAAGGTATTCGGTCATTTAATCAGTGAATTATGAATTAGTAATGAAACCAgtttccctttttagatgcattttTTGCACAGTAACATTGATCCACACACCCTTTGGCCAGTTCATGCTACACAAACTCATGAATAAATTCAGTAACTTATTAGCTTTAACCTGAATAATCCTCGATCATAGTTATGATGCTGTCTTCTCTCcaagtttttaataaaaaaataattctgttattatcatataaaaatgCAGAATGAAAACAGAAATTAAAGCACACTCAAAACATTTTGTGTTAAGTGTGTTTCCAATACAAGAACATATATAGGATAATATAATATACATacctcaaaatttttaaacaaatattATCATATTTAATATAGGCTTATGTGTGTATATACAGGGAGTGGCTTATTTGTTCCCTAGGACCAACCAGTCTGGTTGTTCCTTGTGGGCAATGACTTGCACTGCCCTGCAAAAGTAACACCCCCCCTGCCTATAACCCATCCTTCTTTCTCCTCTCTCATCACTCTTTCTCCACAGCCGATGGATATCCCGCCCTTCTTCCAACTGCTATTTCTCCTCTTCCCTTTTCTTACCAGTTACCACCATTAAAAACCTCTGCATTCAAAAGATGGCTTTCCAACAGTTGTGAATCCATTGTATTAGATGAATTTAAAAAACGTGAATATTTATTGCAAGTAAAATGGAATCTTGCtaatttccattatttaataaaaatgttTAAAATCCACAGAAAAATTTCTATGTTTGCCTTACACGGATATACAGTTTGTGTTTTCTTGTGTTCTATATATAAATTGGTTTTTCTATGTTTAGTTAACAAACGAAGGGCCAGTTCACTCACAAATCCACCTTATATGCACTCCTATATTGCCTGCCACCATATCTAATTCATCCTCATTCTTTTCCCAATCTCATAATTTGAATTGCCGTACGGTGAGTACTTCTGGAATTACAGGAGTGGTTGCTGCTCTCGTCAACAATGCTATGAACTAGTACTGAGATAATTGTAGCCCAAAAACATCAGCTTTATGAAAAATGAACTCAAGAGTCAAGGCAATGAAGTTGGCACAGTATATTATTTCATCATGAACTCAGCTTGCATAGGACTGCAACAAAGAGAACATCAGCAAGACAATAATTTAGGTCTTTCCTAATTTAGATTTGGATGGTAGGAAAATACAAAATTATTATGGGAGTTCGAGCATCCTCTAATGTCTTGAACACTTGATATTTGCCTGAGAAAGGAGATTAATAACCATAAAGGAGGAGCTTGCTGCCAAGATTCCGGTCTTCATGATGAAGCATCATATAGCAGGAGACAGCAATAGATACCGAAATAGTTCCAATAAAGGAGCATGTGCAGGTGGGCTGAGGACCTTTGAAGAGGGGAATTTGGCCTCAGAAACCATTCACATCTAAATCAATGTAAAACTTGGGATGCAGCAGGTTTGATGTTGAGGCCAGTGATAGTCAAGACGTTAGGGCCATTGGGTTAGGCAGCACATCTAGATGAGATGGTAGTCCCATTGCCATAGTGTCAGCATACCAGAGACTGGAGTAGCAGAGGGTTTTATAATACTGGTAGTAGAAAGGCAGAGAAGGAAGAAACAAGGATGGCTTGTGAGCAGTGGAGGAAGAAGGTGAATGGATAGGAAGATTTGGAGGAAATAGACAAGAGAAGCGGAGGGTATGAATGAGATCTGACAATTTGATGATAAGGTTTCTTGAAATTCTCAGAAGATATCAACTTATCAAATTACCAAAATGTCCCCATATAAAGGTTACTTTTAGAGGCAACTAAAATTCATTTTCCACAGGAAAAAATTATACAGGTGTCTTTATGCTTAATGAAAGCGCATAAGTACAAAATCAAGATATATCATACAAATATGAGTTTGTGTACACCAATAAGCATACAAAAGAATGGAAAAAAACAACTAAAAGGAACATTTTGCAGTAATTTgttttatgctctgatatttatctaatttttagatcccaAACTATCATTAATTTGCACTTCATATAAAAGCATTGCATATGCATCAATTCAGTTTCAAACTATCAGAAAGTCTTAGTTCTAAATGAATATACAAAATAAAGAGGTCTCTTAAAAAATTAGGTGCATTACTAGCTCTCACAAAGATGCATTTTGCATCTAGATTGTGCTTTAATATCAACCCTTCATACAGTGATAAGTGGTATGCCATGGACAAGCAAATGGGATatgataaaagaaaaatcaaaaagtaaaatacCTCAGCAGTCGGACTGGAATTATCTTCCAAAAATGTGGGGAACTTGATGCCAGTTTTTGGTTCAACTGCACCTCTTTTCCAGGTTATGTTTGACATAGAAAGACTAGAGCAGCCTCGATAGTCATCCTCACTGCATGATCGATCCATAAGTCCACTGATCCGTTCATCAGTGCTTTCCAGCGGAATGGACTCAGCTAGTACCTTTGAGGATCTTCTATGATTGAAAGCAAAAGGAAATCGAAGCAAGAAGATCAAATAGAAATCTGAATAACATATGTAAACATAAGAGAGAAAATAAGTATTTAAAGTCAGAAAAGGAAACTCACATATGGTCAAATGGTGGTATAAGAGCTGCAGCTAATGATAAAACAGAGAAAGCACGACATTGTTCAACTTCCTTCCACATGCGTCCTATGGTGGAATTCACAAACTTTGCAAGGAGCACTGGTATAACAAGTTCGTTATTTGATCCAGAACCAGAATGCAACCCGGCAAGGTTCCGACTAGAACAAGTAAAATGTTTAATTTGTGTGCAAGACTGGTTAAATATAGAACTTGAGCCATATGCATTGCCTGAAAGTTTACGAAGTAAATTGGAATTTGACCCAGTAGAAATCCAGACAAATAACGCTCCAGCAAACTTAGACATGCAACTAAATGCTTCTTGAAGGGCTAAACTTCCAGAAACATAAATTTGGTTGGAACGATGAAAAGAACTGTCCACTAATGAACCAAACTGTGACAATATATGTAGCCCAAAGCCTTGAGATAATTGGAACTCTGTCGGAAAGATGTATGGGCGTTCACCATCAATATCCAGATTTGTAAAAAACAACCAACTATTCTTCATGCTAAAATATGGTGCTAAGGAGCACAATGAACAGAAACCCTCTGCTCAGAAGAAGCCTAAAGTATTCCTGTGAAAAGCAAAAAAACCAAGGGATTGAAAATCTTAAAGGTCAGTGCAGTTATTAACCTTTCAGCAAAATTCTGTGCCAAAAGGACGCAACAGAACATGAGCATCAATCTTGAAGCATTTGTATTTGATAGTATTAGGCAGCATAAGAAGTAAGGATCCATGATGTCAAAATGAATGGAAAACAGCTGATGCGCTAGTCAGATGAAATGTACTCTAAACTAGATGCAGTTAAATATATAATTTAGAGAGAGGAAGAATGCCCTCTAAACTAAGTAGAGATCATTCCTTGCCACCAAGTAGTTGGATCGTGTATACACAAATGTACACTAAACTTACACAACTAGATTTTGGGAATATGGCAGCAGACTGAAACGACAATATATATTTTATGACATTCAGGTATCATTATACACATCCTTACAATTCTTTCCAAAACAGAAGGCCCCTCAAATATCTTCActctattatattttaataaattttgtaaCCAGTTCAACATTATTGTTATTTGTTAGGTTTTTAAGCAAGAATGGCGCATCCATCTTTTTTTTGTTGCCATTAAGTCATGGCTTTTAGGGAATGTCTCAACCATCATGTCTCCAATGAGTTCTAAGATATGGTGGAAAATTAACATAAAATGTCAATAGGATGGACATGAAAAACATATAATATGGAGTATTTGATGGTTGTAGATTCTTATTGCTTTTCTTCGCACTTATAATGCAGCCACCGAATGCCTTATATGTCATACGGTTATTGCTCTTAGACACAATTATGTACCCACTGTACATCATTGCTGCAATTTTACCCTCAAGTCACGTGTAGCTATTGCAGAAGTCCAGCCATAATATAACAAAGAGTGACACCTTAGATAGTGAAAAATCATTGAGCATAATCTTAAATAAGAATCAACAAACAGGTCAACTTATCGCGATGGAGCATGCAAGCCTATAAGGAATATCTCCCTTTCATAACTTGTTTAACTTTTTGAAAATCAAGTTGCTTCTGTACCAAGATGATTGTGGCAAAGTCCTGGATCCTTTAGTTGAAAATCACCAAGTGTTATTGGAAATCACCAAGTGTTATTGGAGACCAGGAGTAATGGCAAGATATTGCTCACAGGAATGGTGTCAACAACAATTGGACACCATATCACTCTTTACTTGTTTTTCCTTATGGAAAGTGATGGTCACCCTTTGAGAAGCATATTTAATGATTTTGGATGCAGAAGAGTGTATATTTAACAAATAAGTCATGCCAAAGTGGCATCTTTAAGAACATAAATGACATTAGAAACAAGATTTCTGCTAGGAGATTCCCATATCAAATTGTTAAGATGTCAAAAATGCCTCCTGAAGATGGTCATGAGAAAGTTCACGTTTTGGCATGACAATGTTGAATCACCCAAACACAAGAACAACCTAGATTATGAATTGCCGCGTATTTGACAACCAATTCATAATATTAAGAAAATCAGTTGTGTTATTGATAGTACCCTTAAGTAACAAAACAGGCATTTCATCCATCTCATAAGCATTAGATTCATAATAAAACATGTCAGCAAGCAAAAAGACCTGTTAGCACTTGAACCATAACTAACATCAATCCCAAATCCCTCGAGCCTCCGATTAACAATTCCAACAATCCCCATGTAATGCaagaaatcaaatcaaatcaaagcgCGGCCCACACCGCATTAGCATCAAATCGCATCTTCTCACCCATCATCAACGgacaaaaaaatcaaaagaaacgaagaggaggaggagatgaaTCGAGAAGTTAAACCTGGAGATGGAGGAACGGGATGCTAACACCGCATGGCGAGATCAAGAAGCTCCGGGCATCAACAGCAGCTGAACCCAACGGAATTGATCGAGTAGAGAATTGGGAGGAGAAAAGGGAAAGAAAGGAAATCGAGGAGGAGAAAGCTAGGGTTTCGCTCGCTCGTTCGTTCTTTCTTTCTTGGCGTTTCGATTGGAAGGTGGTGGAAGGACGAAGGCGTCGAAGGACCAAGTGGCAATGCGAAAAGGAAGGAATCTTCTCTCGCTTATATTTTGAGTGTTTGACGGAGGAAGAGAACGCGTTCTTAAATGGAAGGCGTTTTTTTCTCCTTGTCGTTCACAACGCCAACAGCGATATCATGGAAAGAAACGGGTGGAAAGATTTCTATTTGCCTCCTTTTTGGTCGTGGACATTACTACGGCCAAACTCCTCTGGACGACCTCATAGAGATTTCTGTGCGGAAGAGATCCAAGATGCTGGAACTTGACCCGTCATAGCGGCTCGTAGGCCGTCCTGACACATTATTTGCATTTACAATTGTTGTCTTATAGGAGAAATATTGTCTACAGTATATCAATTGAAATAATAAGTATAGCTATCATTTCCATTGAACATGGTTTAGTTATTCTACCAAGTGGAAACTCtgtttatacttttatttatctATATTGAAAAAGAATAACTTTACAACATGTAATGCTACAAATTGACATTTACACTATGTAATGCTACCAAGTACTAATCACTTCTCCAACTAATTAGTCGGTAACTCCATTTCCTTCTCGAAGAATGTAAGAAGCCTTCAAACTCTATAGTCCAACAAATTCTAAACGTCATGCAGTGTGATCATAAAGACATGATTAGATACTAGCATGTAAATCCGGTTCAATTTGGGAATATGGGCATTTGCTTTCCTCATTATGCAATCAGACTTGGGCCCCCTTgcactataaaaatatttttttttttaaaaaaatgcagCTAGAGTGGCTCAAGGAAGGAAACGCTGCTAGTTTCGTAGGTCACCAGTCCAACCCCATTTTATTGGAATCCTGCATTCACTTACCTAGTTCCTTCTTGGATATTTTTGTTTGTAGATGCTCTAGCTGTTTCTCCTTTAGAGTTGCATAATTTCTTCCCTTCCACAAGCACCATTTCAATTGAGCTCAATGAGATAGAGTTTTCACTGTGCCGCTGGCCCATAATATATCCAGCATCACACCTTTTCTTCGTTAATAAAAGTTACGAAGCAAAATATGAATAAACAATCACAGAACCAAATACTGGAAAAGAAATCAGGCGTTAATAAAAACTACTTTATTTCCACGCATAAAGATTACTTTACACGAATCCCTGAAGGTTTGTGGCTCACGGACGGGGCCCTTTTCAAGCTGGTCTAACGAAACCGAACTTTTCAGGTAAAGTAAGCGTGGAAGGCGGAAGTGGAAAAATCACTACCGTCGATCAGGTGGACCAACTGAATCTGACCTTTTCGGTCCGTAGGCCCGTATATGAGGACAGAACACTGTAGCACGTGATCATTGAGTGTCGGCGTGGATGAATGGGCTTTCTTGGAACCACATCTACATGGGCGGCGAACAGTGTGGGC contains the following coding sequences:
- the LOC105041849 gene encoding fatty-acid-binding protein 2 isoform X1, with protein sequence MKNSWLFFTNLDIDGERPYIFPTEFQLSQGFGLHILSQFGSLVDSSFHRSNQIYVSGSLALQEAFSCMSKFAGALFVWISTGSNSNLLRKLSGNAYGSSSIFNQSCTQIKHFTCSSRNLAGLHSGSGSNNELVIPVLLAKFVNSTIGRMWKEVEQCRAFSVLSLAAALIPPFDHIRSSKVLAESIPLESTDERISGLMDRSCSEDDYRGCSSLSMSNITWKRGAVEPKTGIKFPTFLEDNSSPTAEVLVGTGSRSMRIIRLKSMNIYAFGLYVQPDSVCEKLGPKYSSVPVGELQNCTDFFEDLLREDIHMTVRLVVNCNGLKINTVRDAFEKSLRTRLLKMNPDTDYHCLRAFGSYFTQDIPLPMGTTINFRQTTDGRLITEIGDKHIGAVHSKDLCRAFFDMYIGDVPVSVQAKQEIAQNVADLIRRC
- the LOC105041849 gene encoding fatty-acid-binding protein 2 isoform X2 — protein: MKNSWLFFTNLDIDGERPYIFPTEFQLSQGFGLHILSQFGSLVDSSFHRSNQIYVSGSLALQEAFSCMSKFAGALFVWISTGSNSNLLRKLSGNAYGSSSIFNQSCTQIKHFTCSSRNLAGLHSGSGSNNELVIPVLLAKFVNSTIGRMWKEVEQCRAFSVLSLAAALIPPFDHISSKVLAESIPLESTDERISGLMDRSCSEDDYRGCSSLSMSNITWKRGAVEPKTGIKFPTFLEDNSSPTAEVLVGTGSRSMRIIRLKSMNIYAFGLYVQPDSVCEKLGPKYSSVPVGELQNCTDFFEDLLREDIHMTVRLVVNCNGLKINTVRDAFEKSLRTRLLKMNPDTDYHCLRAFGSYFTQDIPLPMGTTINFRQTTDGRLITEIGDKHIGAVHSKDLCRAFFDMYIGDVPVSVQAKQEIAQNVADLIRRC